A window of Echeneis naucrates chromosome 13, fEcheNa1.1, whole genome shotgun sequence contains these coding sequences:
- the LOC115053358 gene encoding uncharacterized protein LOC115053358, protein MHNNYLLGAISCLFILPAGLCAEECQRGILAKRNTFHVEEGKSLSLSCEVQECGDTWTWSWICKTSTDKDYRDVTASPRHQLTSEKLSGNITRLVLNFLRVNSTDEGYYGCKVVWHQDGIDLGHQVYVNITAAAASQRALLHRVWICTSVLLCLSIIIALACCLSSKVKHQSPIMVFDGNQAHLPPEPPPRCPVPEEWSSSSHKVSCKPQQTEVLYADISKDALWQRQEIRQPAPSTVYSMVQYSKLQSQHNGN, encoded by the exons ATGCACAACAACTATCTCCTCGGTGCGATCAGCTGCCTCTTCATTCTTCCTGCAG GTCTCTGTGCTGAAGAATGTCAGCGTGGCATTTTAGCGAAACGGAACACATTTCATGTCGAAGAAGGAAAGAGCCTGTCTCTGTCCTGTGAGGTCCAGGAATGTGGAGACACCTGGACATGGAGCTGGATCTGTAAAACCTCAACGGATAAAGACTACAGAGATGTAACAGCCTCCCCCAGACACCAGTTGACCAGTGAGAAGCTCTCAGGAAATATAACCCGTCTAGTTTTGAATTTCCTGAGAGTCAACAGTACAGATGAAGGTTACTATGGGTGCAAGGTTGTATGGCATCAAGATGGCATTGATTTGGGACATCAGGTGTATGTGAACATTACTGCAG CTGCTGCGTCCCAGAGGGCTTTGCTGCACCGGGTTTGGATCTGTACCTCTGTTTTACTTTGCCTTTCCATCATCATTGCATTAGCTTGTTGTCTGAGCTCAAAGGTAAAGCATCAGTCCCCAATAATGGTGTTTGATGGAAACCAAGCACATCTGCCACCAGAGCCTCCACCCCGCTGCCCAGTGCCAGAGGAATGGAGCAGTTCCTCCCATAAAG tTTCCTGCAAACCACAGCAGACCGAG GTGCTGTATGCAGACATTTCCAAGGATGCACTGTGGCAGCGTCAAGAAATTAGACAACCTGCACCGAGCACTGTCTACTCAATGGTCCAATATTCCAAACTGCAGTCGCAGCACAATGGAAACTAA